The following proteins come from a genomic window of Nostoc sp. ATCC 53789:
- a CDS encoding lysozyme inhibitor LprI family protein codes for MRQLLLVLASMLTLSSLDTPSMTMAGTTPDLPQIRLAQKFNCNNPQTQAAINECAKLSYQNADKRLNRAYQQLLPTLEKSRKQKLIAAQLAWVKFRDTNCEFERSKYEGGSIAPSIYAGCLENLTKLRTQELQEYLKSDP; via the coding sequence ATGCGTCAATTATTACTAGTTTTGGCAAGTATGCTAACTCTTAGCAGTTTAGATACCCCTTCGATGACAATGGCAGGCACAACGCCTGATTTACCCCAGATTCGCCTAGCTCAAAAATTTAACTGCAATAATCCTCAAACTCAAGCAGCAATTAATGAATGCGCGAAGTTATCTTATCAGAATGCAGATAAAAGACTGAACCGAGCTTATCAACAATTGCTACCTACCTTAGAAAAATCTAGGAAGCAGAAATTGATTGCTGCACAACTTGCATGGGTAAAGTTTCGAGATACCAATTGTGAGTTTGAAAGAAGTAAATATGAGGGAGGGAGTATTGCCCCTAGTATTTATGCTGGGTGTCTAGAAAATCTCACAAAACTGCGTACCCAAGAATTACAAGAATATCTTAAATCTGACCCTTAA